Sequence from the Janthinobacterium lividum genome:
ACGCGGCTGCTGACACGGGCGCTGGTGCGGCTGGTCGGCGACGGCAGGCAGAACGCTATGTGAAGCATTTTCGCACTTGCCTCACGGGGCAAGACATTTTGATGTTGCATCCAACCATGGAGTTGTCATGAACCGTAAGCATAAACATAGCAATGACTTTGGCGCGCGCACCACTTATTCGCAGGCCGACCTGGTCGAAGGCGTTTTCAGCACGGTGGCCATCAGCGACGGCTTCGTCATGGCCAGCATCGGGCAGCCGACCATTACCGCCGCCTACCTGGGCATGCTCGAGGGCAGCACCATCGATGCTGGCGGCAGCGTAACCAGCCATACCTATGCCACCGGTTGCACCCAGGCGGTCACCGCATCGTCCGGCAAGAAAGGAGCGCACACGTATTTCATCCCCATGCCAGGGAACTTCACGATGACGGTGCGGGCCGGCGAAACCTGGAAGATCCAGTTGACGGCCGAACCGGCGATCGGTCCCGCACCCCTGGTGGAGTTCGTCTGGACGCCGGAAAACGCCAGCTCCATCGCGCTGGAAACGCGTCCCAGCCCCACGGCTGCGGCAATGGCGCAGTTGCGCGAGGAAGTCGCGTCGGGGCGCTTGCAGGAAAACCTGCTGGCTTCGGCCCAGCGCACGATCGATGAACGGGTGGGCGACTTTGCCCATGTGTTTGGCGACGCCACGAAGATGAGCAATGACGAGGGCGACCGGACGCGCTTCGTGCAGGGCCTGCAAAAAATCGTCTGCAGTGCCAGGCCCGCCGGCCAGCCCATCGATAACCGGGTCGACGATGCCGACCTGGTCGGTCTGGTCGCCGCCTTCGGGCAGGCTACCGGGCGCAACTTCGGCGTGCAACAGCAGGATTTGCTCAAGGAAGGCATCCGCGCGCTTGTGAAAATCAATGAAAATGCGGCCAACCGGGGCGACCTCGGCCTGATCGATGCGAATGTCCGCCTGTTCCTCGACAATGTGCAGCGCGCCACGGATATCAGCCTCGGCAATTCTGACCGGCGCCTGCTCACGCGTGCCCTGGTGCGCCTGGTGGGCGACGGACGCCACGGCTGATGCCCGTTCCGCTCTTCCCTTTGCTGGACGAGGCCGCCTGTGACGATTGGGTCTTGCGGCTGTCGCTGCTGGCACGCCACTGGCGGCGGCGCCATGCCGAAGTGCCCTTTTATTCATTGGGACTGGCGGCCTACCTCGACGCCGGCGCGGGCCCGGCCGGCCTCTACTGGAACCGGCCGGAGCGCGAACGCAGCAACCGCCTGCTCGCGGCCCATTTTGGCGCGCTGCTGCAACTGGTGCTCGATTGCCTGGAGTTCCATTGCGGGCTGCCGGCCCGGTTGGCGCCCGAGGCCGCCTGGCCCGGCTTTCATATCTACCTGCCGCACCCGGCATTCGCCGAGCCGGTGGCCAGCGTGCACCGCGACTTGCAATACCGCGACGTGTTTGCAGGCCGGCATTTTGGCGCGCAGGACTTGCTGAGCTTTACCCTGCCGCTGAGCGTGCCGGCGGGCAGCGGCCTGCATCTGTGGCGGCGCGAGGATGGTCAACCCGATTTCATCGCCTACCGCCACGGACAGATGATCGTGCACGACGGGCTGGCGATACACCAGGCGGTGCTGGCCTGCGGCAAAGGCGGCCTCGAGCGCATCACCATGCAGGGCCATGCGGTCCGCCTGGATGGACAACTTCTTTTGTATTGGTAAGAGCATGAATCCTGACCACAGCGCTGAAGCGATCGCATCGTTCCACCTGCCCGTGCTGACGCCGCAGCAATGCGCGGACGTCGTCGAGCGCCTGCTCGACCTGGAACCGTTCTGGCTCAGGCGTACCCGGCATTTCCCGATCCACACCCTGGGGGCCACGTATTACTACGATATCGTGGGCATGCCGGCGCGTCCGTACGAACGGCTGGCCCGCCAATATAATCCTTTTCTGCTGGATCATTTCGGCGAAGTCTATGACGCCTTGCTGGCGTCCCTGGGCGCCGCGCTGGGCCAGCCTGTCGTTTATCACCCGGCGCTCGCCTTGCCCGGTTTTCACATGTTCGGCGGCCATCCCGCCCTGCGTGCCTCGGAAGACCTCGACCTGGTGCACGAGCAATGGCAGGGCGGGCGCGAGACGGCCGACTTTCCGGGCAATCCCATCCACCTCGACCGCGGCCACCTGGCTGTCGGCCTGGGCGCGGCGCCGACGCTATCGGTGACCTTGCTGATCGCCGCTGCGGGGCGGGGCGCCGGCATGAAAATGTGGCCGTTCGGACTCGAACGCACGGGCAATCTGGATGAAAGCGAGATCCTGGCGCTGCTGCAGCGCGAACCGTTCGAGCAGATCCATTACCAGACCGGGGCCGCTTTCATCCATTCCGGCCGTCGCTATCACCAGGCCCGCGGCTTCGACGGCGCGCCCGGAGACTATCGCATCACTTTGCAGGGCCATGCCGTTTGGCAGGGCGGGCAATGGCAACTTTTTTGGTGACACCATGTTCTTTCGCAATGACCAGTTCTCCTTTACGGCCCGCCTCGAGCAAGGCTGGGAAAGCGTGCTCGACGAATGCCTGGCGCTGCCGCATGCCGAGTTCGACGCCTGGCCTGAAACGGGCTTGTACAACCGCGGCTGGGATGTCTACGGCCTGGTGCTCGAAGGCCGTCCCATGCTCGAGAACGCCATCTTCTGTCCGCGCACGCTGGCCTTGCTTAGCTGCATTCCGGGTCTGGTGACAGCGGGCTTTTCGCGCCTGGCGCCCGGCACCGAGATCGCGCCGCACGTCGGTTATACGGACCGGGTGCTGCGCCTGCACCTGGGCCTGCGCAGTTCGCCCGACTGCGCCTTGCGGGTGGGTGCGGCCGTGCGCCATTGGCAGCCCGGGCGCTGCCTGGTCTTCGACGACACGCAGGAACATGCGGCCTGGAACCGCGGAGCTACCGACCGCCTGGTGCTGCTCGCCGATTTCACCAAGCCGGACGGGGTGTGAAACGATGAGCGCCCAGCCAGCCACGGCCGCCACCGACAGCGGCGCCTATGCGGACAACGCGGCCCTGCAGCAGGCGCTGCGCACGCTGGCCGACAATATGATCGAGCTGGCCCTGCTGGCACGCCAGGCGGAGGCGTCCGCACCACCCGAAGCGGCGTCCGGCGCCGCCCTCGAGCGCCTGTACCGGCAAGCCAGCCAGCTGGGCGCGGGGAGCGCGGGCGGCGCCGATGCGGCCGCGCGGCTGGGCGCGCGCATCGAACAGCAGTGGCAATTGCTGGGCCAGCGTGCGGCAGCCACCGTCGAGGCGCAGATTTTTATTCCCTGGATCCATGTCTGCGCCCTGTTCAACCTGGACCGGCCGCAACAGGAAGTCTTGCTGTTCGGTTTGCTCAGCGAAATCGAATGGCGCTATGGCGCCATCGTGCGCGCTTTCGGCAGCGCCGCCAGCGCCGAGGGCAGCGAAGGCTGGATCGACCTGGCCGGCCTGGATGCCATGCTCGCCGCGTGCCGCGGCACGCGCCCGGGCTTGCAGCGCTGCCTGCTGGCCGATGCCGCCTTGCTGCACTGGGAACTGATCGTGCTGGCGCCCAATACCAGCCTGGCCGGACTGGACGGCGGTTATCGCCTGAGCGAGCCGATTGCCGCGTATCTGCTGGCCCAGTCCGCGCCGCGCCTGTGTCTCGAGCGCCCGCTGACCAGTCTGGACAGCACGCTGGCGCTCGACGAGCACCTGGCCGATGCCCAGGCCCTCGCGCAGCTGGCGCGTTTCATCGGGCACTGCGGCCCGGCGCAGGCGCGCGCGGCCAGCCATGTGCTGCAATTGCAAGGGCCGGACCTGTGGCTGGCCCGCAGCCTGTGCGCGGCGACGTTTGCGACGATGGGCATGGCATGCGTCGAACTCGACGGCAAGGAAATCTGGCAAGCCTATCTGAATGGGCAAAAGAACCGCCGCACCTTGCTGGCGCGCCTGCGCCTGCTGTGCCGCGACGCGTTGTTGTGCAACCGCATTTTCGTGCTCCTGCATTGCCACTGGCTCGGCACGCAGGAGGGCGCCGACGACGACCTGCTTGACGAGGTCATGCAGGTACTGTTCGAGAGCCAGCCCTACCTGGCGGTCTTGAACGGTCCCGCGCGGCGGCTGTCCGACCTTGCTTTTCGGTATGCCCGGCACGAGGTGGCGGCCGTCCTGGTGCGCGTCCCGGCGCCGGACAGCCGCTTGCGGCGCGCCAGCTGGCTGCGCCATGCGGGTACTTTCGGCGTGGACATCGACGATGCCTTGCTCGCCAGGCTGGTCAATCAATATCTGCTGACGCAGGAGCAGATCGTGCTGGCGCTGAAGGAAACGGCGAGCCGGCGCATGCTGCAGGCCGAGGGCGAAGAGGGCAGCGCCGGCGAAATGCTGCTCGACGCCTGCCGCGCGCAGAGCAACCGTGAACAGATGAGCGTTGCCCATGAAGTCAAGACCACCTACCGCTTCGGCGATATCGTCCTGCCGGATACCACGCGGCAGTGGCTGCAGGAAGTACTGCAATATGCGCAGCAGCGCCATCAGGTCATCGAGGAATGGGGTTTCAACCGCAAGAACGAACATGGCAGCAACCTGTGCATCCTGTTCTATGGTCCGTCCGGGACGGGCAAGACCATGGCCGCGTCGATCATTGCCAATGAACTGGGACTGGGCCTGTACCGCATCGACCTGGCCAGCATCGTCAGCAAATACATCGGCGAGACGGAAAAACACCTGGCCCAATTGTTCGACCAGGCCGAGGCGATGAATATCGTGCTGTTCTTCGACGAGGCCGAAAGCCTGTTTTCGAAACGCACGGAAACGAAGGATGCGCACGACCGCTATGCCAACCTGCAAACCGGTTATTTGCTGCAGCGCATCGAAAGCTACACGGGGATCGTCATCCTGTCGACCAACCTGATGGCGAATATGGACAAGGCCTTTACGCGGCGCTTCAAGTTCATGATCGAATATCCGTTTCCCGGAGGCGCGCAGCGCCTGCAATTGTGGCGCAGCGCCTTTCCGCCCGCCGTGCCGCTGGCCGGCGACATCGATTTCGAGCTGCTGGCCGAACGCGCGCCCCTGAGCGGCGCAAATATCAACAGCATCGCCGTGAACGCCGCCTTTCTCGCGGCGGCCGAGCAGCAGGCGGTGGGGCAGCGGCACTTGCTCAAGGCGACGGAGCGCGAGTACCACAAGCTGGGCAAGGTGTTTGCGCCCGATGATTTTCGCTGGGACGATGATGCGTAGCGCGAGGACGCATGCGCGCGGGCGGCTGCCTGCCGGCATGCCGGAAGGGGGCGCAGCCGATGGAGCATGAGCGCCTGCGGCATAAACCGCGTTCGACGGCGCACACGGCAGCGCGCAGCGGGCCGGACACGCCGCAACTGCGCGTTGCCGATGGCGGTACGCCGATGCAGCAGTACCGCTATGCGCGCAGCCCGGCCAGCTTGCTGCGGCAGCCAGGCCCGGCGGCGTCCATGGGGGCGCAGGGATCGTCCGCATTCCGGGCCATCGCGGCGGCGATGGGCGAGCAGCATGGCGTCGACACCTCGACGCTGCGCGCCACGCATAATTCCCCGTTTCCCGCCACCGTGGAGGCCGATGCAACCTTGCAGGGTAACAAGATCCATTTCGCGCCCGGCAAGGATAGCGAGCCGAACATCAAGCACGAGGTCGGGCATCACATCATCAATGTCTTGCGGGGCACGCCGCCCCGGACCGATGGCCGCGTCAATGGGCAAGCCGTCAACACGAGCGATGAAGCCGGCGCTGATCGCCTGATGCGGCAGCCGCTGCAACGCAGGGCAGCGCCGCCCCAGCCGCTCGCAGCAAGCGGCCAGGAGCATGATAACGGCCCCGTGCAGTGCACCATCGGCTCTGCGAACCGCTATATCAGTGACAACGAGCTGTGGAGGAATGGCCGCAACGACGTGTTTTCCCTGCTGGCAGAGCTGTACTGGGAAGGATCTGACGAGTATGACGAAATCTACCGGGAGTTGATGCAGGACCTGCCTGAATTTCCCGGTCCGGCGACGGATGGCTGGGATCCCGTGACCTCTGTTGACGCGGAAATGTTCTTGGCGGAGGAAATCGAGAAATTGGGTGCCATGTATGGCGACATGCCGGATGGCGTGCGCGACAGAGTCATTGAATGGAATGGCAAGGTTTCGCGGCAGGGACTGGCACGCAGGAAAGAAAAGAGCTCGGATGCCGCCAGAAAACGCTCCAAGGTGATGAATGCCGCAGGCGACAGCCTGAAGCTATACCATGCCAAGACCGCCCCGACGAAGAACAAGCAGCCGCCGGGAGGCCAGGGGAAGAGCGTTTTTTTCAATCAGAATCAGTTCGATTACTTCCGTTCCAGCGCAGCCAATGTACAAAGGGATATTCTTGGACTGACAGGAGATACCAAGCGTGGTGACGCAGCGTTTGTTAATCAGTTGAGCCAGATCTACAAACCCGCCAGTTCGACGCTTGCAAATGAAGAGGAAGAGCAAACGGCACTGCTGAAAGCTGATGTCGAGCCGGATGAGGGCAGTCCGCTCGGTATCATCGGGTATCGGAATCCGGGTGGGCAAGGACATCCCGGTCCTAAATTGGGCGCCGAGGTCAACAGCTTTACTTACAATCTGCTGCTGAAAAACTCGACAACCAGGACCTACGCACCCGCGAAAAAAATCGGCGTTCCCAAGCAGTACCTTAATTCCAAAAAATACCGTACTGAGGCAAGGAAGCTGGTGCATCACGACTTCGATACTCCAGAAGACTATGAGGCGGAGTTGTTCAGGCATTATCGGCAAATCGTGTCCGGGGCAAAGCGGATTTACGGGGATAACGAGTGCATGTTCGATTCATATGCGTTGAAACTGGTGTATGCCGGCATGGCTGGCGAGACGAGTTTCTTTACCTATCCGGCCCTTATTTTTGAAATTCAGGACAAGAACAACCTTGGTATCGATGTTCCAAAGATCAAACAGGGGATTCTTGATAAATGGAATGCTGTCAGCGATGTAACAATGACCGAGCGGCAAAGTTTTGGTTTTTTGTATCCCGCCATCAGCGACCTCGAAAAATCGATCCGGATATGGCCAGGGCAGTATGACATCGAGGGGTTTCTCGCCACGCTGCAGAAGGTGATATCACCTCACGCCGATGTGGCGCGCAGCCGCCGCAGGCGGGGCGGCCGCTTGTCCCTGCTGCAAAACACGCTCAAGCGCAGCATGAATCTTGCAAAGGGCGCAGTAAATCGGGTGGCAGTGGGAAACGACAAGGTCAAAGTGTTGCTCAATCGTATAGCGAGTAACTATGGCAAAGGATTGCAAATATTGCAGCAGTGG
This genomic interval carries:
- a CDS encoding aspartyl/asparaginyl beta-hydroxylase domain-containing protein, which translates into the protein MFFRNDQFSFTARLEQGWESVLDECLALPHAEFDAWPETGLYNRGWDVYGLVLEGRPMLENAIFCPRTLALLSCIPGLVTAGFSRLAPGTEIAPHVGYTDRVLRLHLGLRSSPDCALRVGAAVRHWQPGRCLVFDDTQEHAAWNRGATDRLVLLADFTKPDGV
- a CDS encoding ATP-binding protein, encoding MSAQPATAATDSGAYADNAALQQALRTLADNMIELALLARQAEASAPPEAASGAALERLYRQASQLGAGSAGGADAAARLGARIEQQWQLLGQRAAATVEAQIFIPWIHVCALFNLDRPQQEVLLFGLLSEIEWRYGAIVRAFGSAASAEGSEGWIDLAGLDAMLAACRGTRPGLQRCLLADAALLHWELIVLAPNTSLAGLDGGYRLSEPIAAYLLAQSAPRLCLERPLTSLDSTLALDEHLADAQALAQLARFIGHCGPAQARAASHVLQLQGPDLWLARSLCAATFATMGMACVELDGKEIWQAYLNGQKNRRTLLARLRLLCRDALLCNRIFVLLHCHWLGTQEGADDDLLDEVMQVLFESQPYLAVLNGPARRLSDLAFRYARHEVAAVLVRVPAPDSRLRRASWLRHAGTFGVDIDDALLARLVNQYLLTQEQIVLALKETASRRMLQAEGEEGSAGEMLLDACRAQSNREQMSVAHEVKTTYRFGDIVLPDTTRQWLQEVLQYAQQRHQVIEEWGFNRKNEHGSNLCILFYGPSGTGKTMAASIIANELGLGLYRIDLASIVSKYIGETEKHLAQLFDQAEAMNIVLFFDEAESLFSKRTETKDAHDRYANLQTGYLLQRIESYTGIVILSTNLMANMDKAFTRRFKFMIEYPFPGGAQRLQLWRSAFPPAVPLAGDIDFELLAERAPLSGANINSIAVNAAFLAAAEQQAVGQRHLLKATEREYHKLGKVFAPDDFRWDDDA